The Caldalkalibacillus uzonensis genomic sequence ATATACCCCTTTGTCGGTCAGCATCGGCCTCTTTCTGACCGGTATGATTTTACTTTGTCAAAAAATATGGACACACCATCAACACACCATGCGCATCTTAAGAAGCACAAAATAGAGGTGGACTGTGATGGACCAGGTATTATTATACTCCAACATTCTTTTATGGCTGACTCAGGCCGTCGTTTTCTTTTCGCTGTTCTTGCTTTTCAGGCAGTTTGGTGAGGTTTACTTAAGTACAGGGGAAGGCATTTCCAGAGACGGGATTCCAATCGGCGACACCATCCCGCAGTTTCAAGGGGTTTCTTATCCTGCTGGAAAGGTGACAACACCAATCCAACAGTATGATAAACCCACCCTGCTTGCTTTTGTCTCGCCAAGATGTAAGGCCTGTGAACAGCTGCTGCCCGCATGGAACGCAGCCCATGAAGCTTTTCATGATCGGATTCATTTTGTGATAATCGGGCTGGGAGAGAAGGAAGAATTTGAACGGTGGCTGATGGACCGGACGCTGCAGGGGCAACTTGTCCTTGATCCCGGCAGACACATTTTCTCTTTGTGTAAGGTGCGGGTCACCCCGTTTGCTTTTATCATCGATGAACAGGGTGTTGTGCGGGGCAAAGGGTTATGCAATCACGAGGGTCATCTTAAAACATTGCTCAGCACTCTTGAAGGTGAGCCGAGGGATGGCATGATTGACAGGGAGACCAGTGATCATACGTCGGAAAATAAACCTGCGGGTTGAGAAAGGAACGAAAAGCCGTGTTTGACCTGTTTCGAGGTGAAAAAACGGACCGCCTGGCCAGGGTTGTTGCTGAACATACGGCACGCAGCGTACACAATAAAGCATTGTTTGAAGGTGTGTTCAACACTTTGATCCGTTTTGCAACCAACCCGTTTAACGTCCGCTCTGTGTCCACTGAGTGGTGTGAGGTATGGTATTCAGCAGGGGATTGCTATTTTCCCTATGGCCAAGGAACATGTGCCGCCTGCAGGGAAGATGCCCCCTGCCCTGATGGTTATCAGCTGTCCTTTGCTTATGATTATACTTCCACAGGCTGCTGGTGTGTCGCTCAATCCCCCTATATCACCAAAATTTGCTGCGACTGCACCCCTCACTGGAACAATCCTTATGTACGGCATCCTTTAGATTGCCAATGCAGCCAAACCGTCTATCATGAGGTGTAATGCGATGCTCAGTGAATATATACTGCTTGCTTTGGCTCTAATAGCTGGAAGCTCCAAAATCTGCACCTTGTGAGGGGTCAATGTGACGCTTGCCGTCTTACCCCTCGGTGAGGAGGACAGATGGAAATTAATTTTAAAAAGATACGCCGTCTACATGCTCATCGCTCTATTAGGCGGAGGGATAGCGGGTTTTTGTATAACGGCGTTAATTTTTCTTTTGACCTTTTGGTTCCCTGCCCCCTTTAAGTTGCTTATTGTGCTGCTCCTTGGTATGCTGTTTATTTTGTATGAATTTAAAGTGATCCGCTTGAATCTGCCCCAGTTTAAATGGCAGATTCCTGCTTCCTGGCTTAGGGCCTCCCAAACAAAAAATATGATGGTATGGGGTTTCATATTGGGGGCAGGTTTTTTCACGTATGTGCCCTATACGACGTTTTATATGCTGTACGTGTACATCGGGATTTTTGAGCAACCTTACTCCGGACTGTTGTTTGGGATGGTCTATGGGCTGAGCCGGACACTGCCGACATTGGCGATCGTCCTGTTGAGAAAAATGAACATGTTGTCCGACGAACAGCTGATCAAAAGGATGTGGAGAGCCAAGAATGCCATTCATGCTGTCAATGGTGTCATGCTCATCATCGTTATCTTTCACTTGATGATGACACAGATTTA encodes the following:
- a CDS encoding TlpA family protein disulfide reductase is translated as MDQVLLYSNILLWLTQAVVFFSLFLLFRQFGEVYLSTGEGISRDGIPIGDTIPQFQGVSYPAGKVTTPIQQYDKPTLLAFVSPRCKACEQLLPAWNAAHEAFHDRIHFVIIGLGEKEEFERWLMDRTLQGQLVLDPGRHIFSLCKVRVTPFAFIIDEQGVVRGKGLCNHEGHLKTLLSTLEGEPRDGMIDRETSDHTSENKPAG